In the genome of Leptospirales bacterium, one region contains:
- a CDS encoding MATE family efflux transporter: MQQAVQSDPSRSWARSIWQQLLDALRGSDADYTSIPLGRAILLLATPMVLELMMEATFALVDIYFVGRIGPDAQAAVGLTETFLFVLYAISIGLAMSATAIVARRIGEKRPEDAAIAGVQSILLALLISIPFCFLGVFFARDLLALMGGNDWALSEGYRYTRWMLGGNAVILLLFVINAVFRGAGDPMMALWSLAIASALNILFDPLLIFGIGPFPRLGIEGAAVATNIGRGSAVLLQLLLLFRGGKHLRLAARHLRFDAAAFWNLLRTSLGGIAQMIIATTAWIFLMRILSSVGVAAVAGATITLRVMMFSLMPAWGMSNAAATLVGQNLGAGRADRAESAVWRIGLCNTVFLLVISILFYSLDRSIIALFSEDPAVIAVGAEWLRILAISFIVYGWWMVSVQAFNGAGDTMTPTYINLVFFWL; encoded by the coding sequence ATGCAGCAAGCAGTTCAATCAGATCCATCCCGCTCCTGGGCCCGGAGCATCTGGCAACAGTTGCTCGATGCACTGCGCGGCAGCGATGCCGACTACACCAGCATCCCGCTCGGTCGCGCCATTCTGCTGCTGGCCACGCCGATGGTCCTGGAATTGATGATGGAGGCGACTTTTGCGTTAGTGGACATTTATTTTGTCGGGCGCATTGGACCCGATGCCCAGGCCGCGGTTGGACTTACCGAGACCTTTCTTTTTGTGCTCTACGCCATCAGCATCGGACTGGCCATGTCGGCCACTGCGATCGTAGCCAGACGCATTGGCGAAAAGCGGCCGGAAGATGCGGCCATAGCCGGCGTGCAGTCCATTCTGCTGGCATTGCTGATCTCTATCCCCTTTTGCTTTCTGGGAGTTTTCTTTGCCCGCGATCTACTGGCTCTGATGGGCGGCAACGACTGGGCGCTGAGCGAGGGCTACCGCTATACGCGCTGGATGCTTGGCGGCAATGCGGTCATTCTGCTGCTGTTTGTCATCAACGCCGTCTTTCGCGGCGCCGGCGATCCAATGATGGCGCTGTGGTCCCTGGCCATAGCCAGCGCACTGAACATCCTGTTTGATCCGCTTTTGATTTTTGGCATTGGCCCTTTTCCGCGTCTGGGAATTGAGGGCGCCGCCGTAGCTACCAACATTGGCCGAGGCAGCGCCGTATTGTTGCAGCTTCTTTTGCTTTTTCGCGGTGGAAAACACCTGCGACTGGCGGCGCGGCATCTGCGTTTTGACGCGGCAGCCTTCTGGAATCTGCTGCGCACCTCGCTTGGCGGCATTGCGCAGATGATCATTGCAACTACGGCGTGGATTTTCCTGATGCGCATTCTATCCAGCGTCGGCGTGGCGGCTGTCGCCGGGGCGACGATAACGCTACGCGTAATGATGTTCAGTCTGATGCCGGCATGGGGAATGTCCAATGCCGCAGCGACGCTGGTCGGCCAGAACCTTGGCGCCGGCCGCGCCGATCGCGCCGAGTCCGCCGTCTGGCGCATTGGTCTGTGCAATACAGTGTTTCTATTAGTGATTTCCATTCTCTTCTATTCGCTGGATCGCTCGATCATCGCATTGTTCAGCGAAGACCCGGCGGTCATTGCCGTTGGCGCGGAATGGTTGCGCATCCTGGCAATCTCCTTCATCGTTTACGGCTGGTGGATGGTCTCCGTCCAGGCTTTCAATGGCGCTGGCGATACGATGACGCCCACTTATATCAATCTGGTCTTCTTCTGGCTGAT
- a CDS encoding FAD-binding dehydrogenase, giving the protein MAEQADAIIVGGGLAGLAAAAELGDAGKKVIIVEQEGENSLGGQAFWSLGGLFLVDSPEQRRMGIRDSRELALQDWLGSAQFDRAEDHWPRTVAEAFVDFAAGEMRPWLHKMGMRWFPVVGWAERGGALADGHGNSVPRFHVTWGIGPGVVAPFERRVREHVARGLIQLRCRHQVSQILRNNGRISGVSGEVLEESKVNRGEQSSRTVIGQFEFQASTVIVTSGGIGGNHELVRKNWPVDRLGPAPKSMISGVPHHVDGRMVAISRSAGAATINEDRMWHYTEGIKNWNSIWPNHGIRILPGPSSMWFDALGQRLPPPYLPGFDTLGTLRQILSTGYDYSWFVLTQAIISREFALSGSEQNPDLASASWMQVIRSRLGARGRAPGPVEAFKEHGVDFIVKNDLGELVQGMNALSGENLIDHEKLRAQIVARDRELDNLFCKDAQIMAIRQMRQYRGDRLIRAAKPHRILDPSKGPLIAVRLHIVTRKTLGGLHTNLDSQVLDAAGQPIAGLYAAGEVAGFGGGGYHGYNALEGTFLGGCIFSGRNAGRHAARSS; this is encoded by the coding sequence ATGGCGGAACAAGCGGATGCGATCATCGTTGGCGGGGGTCTGGCCGGCCTGGCTGCGGCGGCCGAACTGGGCGACGCCGGCAAGAAGGTCATCATCGTTGAACAGGAAGGCGAGAACTCGCTGGGCGGACAGGCCTTCTGGTCGCTGGGCGGACTGTTCCTGGTGGACAGTCCCGAGCAACGGCGGATGGGCATTCGCGATAGCCGCGAACTGGCGCTGCAGGACTGGCTGGGCTCGGCGCAGTTCGATCGAGCAGAGGACCATTGGCCGCGCACGGTGGCGGAGGCCTTTGTCGATTTTGCCGCCGGCGAAATGCGCCCGTGGCTTCATAAGATGGGCATGCGCTGGTTTCCGGTGGTCGGCTGGGCGGAGCGCGGCGGCGCGCTGGCCGATGGCCATGGCAATTCCGTGCCGCGCTTTCATGTCACTTGGGGCATTGGTCCTGGCGTGGTGGCGCCCTTCGAGCGACGGGTGCGCGAACACGTCGCCCGCGGCCTGATCCAGCTGCGCTGCCGCCATCAGGTCAGCCAGATCCTTCGCAACAACGGGCGCATCAGCGGCGTATCCGGCGAAGTGCTGGAGGAATCTAAAGTAAATCGGGGCGAGCAATCGAGCCGCACGGTCATCGGTCAGTTTGAATTTCAAGCATCAACGGTTATTGTCACTTCCGGCGGCATCGGCGGGAATCACGAGCTGGTGCGTAAGAACTGGCCTGTAGATCGCCTGGGGCCGGCCCCCAAATCGATGATCTCCGGCGTTCCGCATCATGTGGACGGCCGAATGGTGGCCATCTCGCGTTCGGCCGGCGCCGCCACGATCAATGAAGATCGTATGTGGCACTATACAGAAGGAATCAAGAACTGGAATTCGATCTGGCCCAACCACGGCATCCGCATCCTTCCCGGCCCCTCGTCCATGTGGTTCGACGCTCTCGGGCAGCGACTGCCGCCGCCCTATCTGCCGGGCTTTGATACGCTGGGAACGCTGCGCCAGATACTTTCCACGGGATACGACTACTCCTGGTTTGTACTGACTCAAGCCATCATCTCCAGAGAGTTCGCGCTTTCCGGTTCGGAACAGAATCCGGATCTGGCCTCGGCCAGCTGGATGCAGGTCATTCGAAGCCGTCTGGGGGCTCGCGGTCGGGCGCCGGGACCGGTGGAAGCCTTCAAAGAGCACGGGGTCGACTTTATTGTGAAGAACGACCTTGGCGAACTGGTGCAGGGCATGAACGCGTTGAGCGGAGAGAACCTGATCGATCACGAGAAGTTGCGCGCCCAGATTGTCGCCCGCGACCGCGAGCTCGACAATCTCTTCTGCAAAGATGCACAAATCATGGCCATCCGTCAGATGCGTCAGTACCGCGGAGATCGTCTGATCCGCGCCGCCAAGCCGCACCGAATTCTGGACCCCAGCAAGGGACCCTTGATTGCGGTGCGCCTGCATATTGTAACGCGCAAGACCCTGGGCGGTCTGCACACCAATCTTGATTCACAGGTGCTCGATGCAGCGGGCCAGCCGATCGCCGGTCTTTACGCGGCCGGCGAGGTGGCCGGCTTTGGCGGCGGCGGCTACCACGGTTACAACGCGCTGGAGGGCACCTTCCTGGGCGGCTGTATCTTCAGCGGCCGCAATGCCGGCCGCCATGCAGCGCGCTCCAGCTGA
- a CDS encoding DUF1566 domain-containing protein: MLARFYSNVDTWNMSLKRMATLAAALVLVVAAAASCKSEEDEDWLGLLLSSSGVTDNYNGTVNQVIGTGTFSWMKCTQGQAWNAALNNCAGTGSGTVYGATSLAFCTVITGGASYCTTNEGVANSGPAYDSCSNLVFAGQSDWRLPTQGELASLAAFSSRSALLYTFPQTPDDKYFWTGSANTTDTDGTSAWSISFAENTFGDQLAAEKDTPRYVRCIRP; this comes from the coding sequence ATGCTTGCCCGATTTTACAGCAACGTCGATACTTGGAACATGAGCCTGAAGCGCATGGCGACTCTGGCGGCGGCCTTGGTCCTGGTTGTGGCGGCCGCGGCCTCCTGTAAGTCCGAAGAGGACGAGGACTGGCTGGGTCTCTTGCTATCCTCCAGCGGCGTCACCGATAACTACAATGGCACTGTGAACCAGGTGATTGGCACAGGAACCTTCAGCTGGATGAAGTGTACCCAGGGCCAGGCCTGGAATGCAGCCCTGAACAATTGCGCCGGCACAGGATCGGGAACGGTCTATGGCGCAACCAGTTTGGCCTTCTGTACTGTCATCACCGGCGGCGCGTCCTACTGCACTACCAACGAAGGCGTGGCCAATTCCGGTCCTGCTTACGATAGCTGCTCCAATCTGGTGTTTGCCGGACAGAGCGACTGGCGGCTGCCAACCCAGGGCGAACTGGCCTCGCTGGCGGCCTTTTCCTCGCGCAGCGCACTGCTCTATACCTTTCCGCAGACGCCTGACGATAAGTACTTCTGGACGGGCAGCGCCAATACCACCGACACCGACGGCACTTCGGCGTGGTCGATCAGCTTTGCCGAAAACACCTTCGGCGATCAACTGGCTGCCGAAAAGGATACGCCGCGCTACGTCCGCTGCATCCGTCCCTGA
- the lipA gene encoding lipoyl synthase, producing the protein MKYAQSTPPAPPAWMKVRLRMAVGEVDPATQLKQIVDGARLSTVCQEASCPNLGHCWAQGSATFMIMGERCTRRCGFCDIATGKPLPLEADEPERLAQTVARLGLRHVVITSVDRDDLPDCGSAHFAAVIAAVRRLNPGLIVETLIPDFRARLENLERIWLAAPDIVNHNVETVPELYRSICPQSNYEHSLRTLQLSAERGFLTKSGIILGLGETEPQVRTVIEDLAAAGTTMLTIGQYLQPSRDHAPLLEYAPLERFAALRDHALQQGFLHVEAGPLVRSSYHAGDSFEKLREALKKRKAGRP; encoded by the coding sequence GTGAAGTACGCGCAATCAACGCCGCCGGCGCCGCCGGCCTGGATGAAGGTGCGGCTGCGCATGGCCGTGGGCGAAGTCGATCCGGCAACACAATTGAAACAAATTGTGGATGGCGCCCGGCTGAGTACTGTCTGCCAGGAAGCCTCCTGCCCCAATCTCGGCCATTGCTGGGCGCAGGGCTCCGCCACTTTCATGATCATGGGCGAGCGTTGCACTCGACGCTGTGGCTTTTGCGATATTGCCACCGGAAAGCCGCTGCCGCTTGAGGCTGATGAGCCAGAGCGCCTGGCCCAGACCGTGGCGCGGCTGGGACTGCGCCACGTTGTGATAACGTCCGTCGATCGCGACGATCTGCCGGATTGTGGGAGCGCGCACTTTGCCGCAGTGATTGCCGCCGTGCGCAGGCTCAACCCCGGGCTCATTGTAGAAACGCTGATCCCCGATTTTCGCGCGCGGCTGGAAAATCTGGAGCGGATCTGGCTGGCAGCCCCGGACATCGTGAATCACAATGTGGAAACGGTCCCCGAGCTCTACCGCAGCATCTGCCCGCAGTCCAATTACGAGCATTCCTTGCGCACCTTACAGCTCAGCGCCGAACGCGGCTTTCTGACCAAAAGCGGCATCATTCTGGGCCTGGGCGAAACAGAGCCGCAGGTTCGCACAGTGATCGAGGATCTGGCGGCGGCAGGGACGACCATGCTTACCATTGGCCAGTATCTACAGCCCAGCCGTGATCACGCCCCCTTGCTGGAATATGCGCCGCTGGAGCGCTTTGCGGCTCTCCGCGACCATGCGCTGCAGCAGGGCTTTCTGCATGTCGAGGCCGGACCCCTGGTGCGCAGTTCCTACCACGCCGGCGATAGCTTCGAAAAGCTGCGCGAGGCCCTGAAAAAACGGAAAGCCGGGCGGCCCTGA
- a CDS encoding MFS transporter yields MAQQAETLPLSKQLSYAIGQLGWSTLVNIIGFWQVKFYIPTEEDNMPSLITRITFLAVLNAIAIIAAASRLWDAITDPLIASLSDRSKNPRGRRIPFMKIAALPAAVFLTLSFMPPDRQPTIANIVWLCMMLLGFFLFLTIYVTPYFALIAEFGHTPAERLKLSTWISVTYALGIIVASQAASIWNPMIEGGMDPLQARQIAIGLLAAIAAALMFVPVLTIDERRYSKAEPSSSALLPALVRTFKNRNFLHYTAADFAYFMGLTIIMTGLAYYLPVMLGMSEANVGLLMTVMIAISFAFYALVYFLAGRFGKRPLVLISFLWFAAVFAFIYNLGRLPASPEAQAYALVVLAALPIAFLGVLPNAILADIAEHSALKEGVRQEGMFYAARTFMQKMGQTLGIFVFAILTQFGIDRGNDLGLRYSGLAGVALCALAFALFFGMNEKKLLAETAELQKPES; encoded by the coding sequence ATGGCGCAGCAGGCGGAGACACTTCCTCTATCAAAACAACTCAGCTACGCCATCGGGCAGCTTGGCTGGAGCACGCTGGTCAATATCATTGGCTTCTGGCAGGTGAAGTTTTACATACCAACAGAAGAAGACAACATGCCGTCGTTGATCACGCGCATCACATTCCTGGCGGTGCTCAATGCAATTGCCATCATCGCCGCGGCCTCGCGACTGTGGGATGCAATCACCGATCCCTTGATTGCCAGCCTCAGCGATCGCAGCAAGAATCCGCGCGGGCGTCGGATCCCCTTCATGAAAATTGCAGCTTTGCCGGCGGCCGTCTTTCTGACGCTATCATTCATGCCGCCCGATCGACAGCCGACCATCGCCAACATCGTCTGGCTCTGTATGATGCTGCTGGGCTTTTTTCTCTTTCTGACAATCTATGTAACGCCCTACTTTGCGCTGATTGCCGAATTCGGTCATACGCCTGCCGAACGTTTGAAGCTTTCGACCTGGATTTCCGTTACCTACGCACTGGGCATCATCGTCGCCTCACAGGCTGCTTCCATCTGGAATCCCATGATTGAAGGCGGTATGGATCCGCTGCAGGCCCGGCAGATCGCCATCGGCCTCCTGGCCGCCATCGCCGCAGCGCTGATGTTTGTTCCAGTCCTGACCATTGATGAGCGGCGCTACAGCAAGGCCGAGCCCTCCAGTTCGGCCCTGCTGCCGGCGCTCGTACGCACCTTCAAGAATCGCAACTTCTTGCACTACACCGCAGCCGACTTCGCCTACTTCATGGGCTTGACGATCATCATGACTGGCCTGGCATACTACCTGCCGGTGATGCTTGGCATGTCCGAAGCAAATGTCGGCCTGCTGATGACGGTCATGATCGCCATTTCCTTTGCATTCTATGCCCTGGTCTATTTTCTGGCCGGTCGCTTTGGCAAGCGCCCGCTGGTTTTGATTTCATTTCTGTGGTTTGCCGCCGTGTTTGCCTTTATCTACAACCTGGGTCGCTTGCCGGCGTCGCCCGAAGCGCAGGCCTACGCCCTGGTCGTTCTGGCGGCGCTGCCCATCGCCTTTCTGGGCGTGTTGCCCAACGCCATTCTGGCCGATATTGCCGAACACAGCGCGCTCAAGGAGGGCGTACGCCAGGAGGGTATGTTCTATGCCGCGCGCACTTTCATGCAGAAGATGGGCCAGACCCTCGGCATCTTTGTCTTTGCCATCCTGACGCAATTCGGCATTGATCGTGGAAATGATCTGGGGCTGCGTTACAGCGGCCTGGCCGGAGTCGCACTTTGTGCGTTGGCCTTTGCCTTGTTTTTTGGCATGAACGAAAAGAAGCTGCTGGCGGAAACTGCAGAGTTGCAGAAGCCAGAATCTTGA
- the coaD gene encoding pantetheine-phosphate adenylyltransferase — MTRLAIYPGSFDPITNGHVDIISRASRIFDRLLVAVAANSSKSGLFTYQERVELIRSVVGNIANVEAVTFEGLLVDFARQSGATAIVRGIRAVTDFDYEYAMFQMNQEVFPAAETVFLLASGEFSYLSSTIVKEFARYGRSVENFCPPSVSAALLKKFGHGEAQI, encoded by the coding sequence GTGACTCGACTTGCAATTTACCCCGGCTCTTTTGATCCGATTACCAACGGCCATGTCGACATTATCAGCCGCGCCAGTCGCATCTTCGACCGCCTGCTGGTCGCCGTAGCCGCCAATTCCTCGAAGAGCGGCCTGTTCACCTACCAGGAGCGCGTCGAGTTGATTCGCAGCGTGGTCGGCAACATCGCCAATGTCGAGGCTGTTACCTTTGAGGGACTGCTGGTGGACTTTGCGCGCCAGTCCGGGGCCACTGCCATTGTGCGCGGCATCCGAGCCGTAACCGACTTTGACTACGAATACGCGATGTTTCAGATGAATCAGGAGGTCTTCCCCGCGGCGGAGACCGTCTTTCTGCTGGCATCCGGCGAATTCTCCTATCTCTCCAGCACCATCGTGAAGGAGTTCGCACGTTACGGCCGCTCGGTTGAGAACTTCTGCCCGCCAAGCGTAAGCGCCGCGCTACTCAAAAAGTTTGGCCACGGCGAGGCGCAGATCTGA